Proteins from one Mycoplasma sp. Pen4 genomic window:
- a CDS encoding type II toxin-antitoxin system death-on-curing family toxin, giving the protein MKKINITLARADFQNIDEFVNIYKSSLINFNSETCNWEFHSKFYQPAEILFKIHSIQFNEMKNVENYIKKSFEDNIIPKAFAAAKAVKAISKDPNDFQYVDPNAKIIDKVKQVVNIYSYKEQWSVFDFVTDIFISVLNSHLLKNGNKRFSFSLLKVMLFDFGFYFKWSSNVKNSSFLEEYNKNIENEIACFEFQLSNAKIADLFENSQDFKNQNPTCFKKLSKEKELDIKERQEKTRTEIKKWLLNKIIIGY; this is encoded by the coding sequence ATGAAAAAAATAAATATTACACTTGCAAGAGCAGATTTTCAGAATATTGATGAATTTGTTAATATATATAAAAGTTCATTGATAAATTTTAATAGTGAAACATGCAATTGAGAATTTCATAGTAAATTCTATCAACCAGCAGAAATTTTATTTAAAATACACAGTATACAGTTCAATGAAATGAAAAATGTTGAAAATTACATAAAAAAGAGTTTTGAAGACAATATAATACCAAAAGCATTTGCTGCTGCAAAAGCAGTTAAAGCAATATCAAAAGATCCAAATGATTTTCAATATGTAGATCCAAATGCAAAAATAATAGATAAAGTAAAACAGGTTGTAAATATATATTCATACAAGGAGCAATGAAGTGTTTTTGATTTTGTTACAGACATATTTATATCAGTTTTAAACTCTCATTTGCTAAAAAATGGGAATAAAAGATTTTCATTTTCATTATTAAAAGTAATGCTTTTTGATTTTGGTTTTTATTTTAAGTGAAGTTCTAATGTTAAGAATTCAAGTTTTCTTGAAGAATATAATAAAAATATAGAAAATGAAATAGCTTGTTTTGAATTTCAATTATCAAATGCTAAAATAGCAGATCTATTTGAAAATAGTCAAGATTTTAAAAATCAAAACCCTACATGTTTCAAAAAATTATCTAAAGAAAAAGAATTAGATATTAAAGAAAGACAAGAAAAAACACGAACTGAAATCAAAAAATGATTACTTAATAAAATAATTATTGGTTATTAA